The stretch of DNA ATCCAACAGGATCGCTGTGATCGGCAGATGATGTTTCCTGGCAATTCCTGCGTACCGCTTCCGGTCGTCTGGATGAAGGTTTGTTGCATCAATGATTGACAACTTATTTAAGCGGCACCTTGTTTCAATAAGCGCCTCCATCATCGCAAACGCTTCCTGCGACACTCTCTGGTACAACTCTTTAGCATAAAGTGCTTCGTCTTTTGACAGATCACGCCACTCCATAAATTCCTCGTCGTTCACCAGCAGCCGAAAGGCATCCGAACTGATTACTTCTGACTGCTTGATTTCCCCCTGGTCAATCTTTGTTTGGAGAAGCGTTGATTTCCCGCTGTTTGACGGACCAATAAGCAGAACTATGCCTGCATGCGGCAAAGAAATGTTCATATTCCCGCCTCCTTTCTTGTAAATACACAGATCTGTGTCGGAAAACCGTGCTGCTCATGCTCTTCTCCTGCACCATCAAACCGAAGCTCGTAGGCTTGATCTTTGTTTCGTTCTTTACACCAGTACTCAAATTCAGGTCTTGTCCATTCAAAGCGGTGATCGGTGTGGCGAAGAGCTTCGTTCATGTCATAGACTCCGTTATATTCACGGTTAGGTGTTGTTACAATAAACGTCTTTGGCTTATATTCATGCAAAATCGTTTCAACAGCTTTTGGAAGCCTGTATTCGTCAATATGCTCAATGACTTCACAGAGAATGATCACATCTTTTCCTTTTAACCGCTCATCGTAATAAAAAAGCGATCCCCACATGGAAATGGGCGGAACAAAGCCGCTTTTCTCCTGCGCTTTTTCAAATCGGCGGATCGCCTGCAAAGAAGCAGATTCAGAAGGCTCCATTGCCAGGATTTCCTCCACTCCGGGCAAAAATCCAAGCCGGACTGCCAGCTTCCCTTCACCGGATCCGAAATCAACGACGGTTTTCGGCTTTACCTGTTTAACAAGATTAATAATTTTCTCATATCTTAAGTCATTCAGCCGCACTTTTTTCTCTTGTTTTACTGCCGCTTTTACTGGTTCTGTGTTTTCAATCATACTGTACAAGTCTTTAAATCGAAGTGACTGACGGTAAATATACTCCCGCATCGGGTGATCTTCCAGCCAGCCTTCCCCGTAGCGCTCCAGCTTTTCAATTTCTTTTTCATCGATGTAATAATGCTTGTAGTTATCCATTACAGGAATCAGAATAAATAACTGGCGCAGTGTATCACGCAATGTTTTCATCCCGCGTATTGACAGAAAACGGGCCGTACTGCGGTCTTTTAATTTTGCTTTGTAATCTGTTTCTCCATATGTAATATCCACACTGAAGCCAAGTGGATCAAACAGCTCCTGCATCTGCTTGTCGGAAAGTGATGAAACAATAGGGCCAAACTCCACATGAAGATCAAATGGATGATGAACCCATTCAGCATACTCCTCTTTTGGCTGACCGTTCAACGCTGTACCAAGCGCATTGCGGATAAACGAGCAAAAAATGCTGCTCACCGCAAATTCACGATCATTAATATAATGAGTAATATCGTATGGATTGGAACGGCTATTTGATAATTCAATAGGATCAGGTGTGACAAATATCGTCGCCTCTACCTCTTTTTCTTTAAACAG from Domibacillus sp. DTU_2020_1001157_1_SI_ALB_TIR_016 encodes:
- a CDS encoding 3' terminal RNA ribose 2'-O-methyltransferase Hen1; protein product: MQLTIRAVGENAQVLSHLLAKNPNNVYERKQKGHLVRFFYRLFKEKEVEATIFVTPDPIELSNSRSNPYDITHYINDREFAVSSIFCSFIRNALGTALNGQPKEEYAEWVHHPFDLHVEFGPIVSSLSDKQMQELFDPLGFSVDITYGETDYKAKLKDRSTARFLSIRGMKTLRDTLRQLFILIPVMDNYKHYYIDEKEIEKLERYGEGWLEDHPMREYIYRQSLRFKDLYSMIENTEPVKAAVKQEKKVRLNDLRYEKIINLVKQVKPKTVVDFGSGEGKLAVRLGFLPGVEEILAMEPSESASLQAIRRFEKAQEKSGFVPPISMWGSLFYYDERLKGKDVIILCEVIEHIDEYRLPKAVETILHEYKPKTFIVTTPNREYNGVYDMNEALRHTDHRFEWTRPEFEYWCKERNKDQAYELRFDGAGEEHEQHGFPTQICVFTRKEAGI